The Malus domestica chromosome 10, GDT2T_hap1 nucleotide sequence TTCAAGCTAAAAGAAACTCTCCTAGCCGCAGCTCCTTGCTCCGGCtggtctaaaatatcaatattatcccgatattttcatcaaaatttccgtgtttttggactaccaatattttagaccttgataggaactctatgtgatactaagttactcatgtatcttaccatgcaatgtataaagtataaaatattgtactaattcattatatataaatgattatggtgtgtttaaacttctttcattaattactacatatactcacaatgtttgtcaactcgctatataatcaacttaaatcagttaaatctatcatgcaatgcatttcattccaatttttttgtgataaactaatagataattgactaaataaacatcctgcaaagtttcaataaaaatttccaagttttgcttacaatttccgtggtttttattcaatttttatcgatatcgataatatcccgatattttcatcgaaatttatgtgtttttggactaccgatatttccgatatcatcgatattttagacattgGTGGCAGCCCAACTCCCCCTCTTTCTAGTCTTCCTTCCccttttctcttccttcttcaccctctgCATCTTCCCTATTCCCCTTCTTTCCTCCATCCTTCCCACCTTTTCTAGCTCTTCTTCCCCCTTTCCCATCCACCTCCACTCTCTACTTCTTTTATATAGGTTTGATGACTAAATGATCTCATATTTTAGCAATTTTAGCAGAGATGATCTTTGTGGGGTGATTTCTAATATTAATGGTTCCACTCATAAGTGCAAAATTACGGAAACGATTACAAAGTGAATTGAGGAAGAAGTCTCATGTCCAGCTCTGTTTCTGGCTTTTCATTAGGGCTGCTGTGGGTTCTGAAGGTTTGATTAGGGCTGCTGGGAATGTCGATAGAAAGAAAAGTAGGTTTTGTGCTGAGACGGCCATGGTGTATAAAAAAACCGAAGCATGTGTGTAATGGCACAGCTTTGCACTGTGACGATTTTTAAGGAAtgtaatttgacaaaaaaaatcagTAGATTAACAAAACTGTAACATTTAGTGATTTACACAATTCAACTAAACTTCAAGAAAGAGAGATTCGGACCTGGGTGCAAACTGCAAAAGTGGGAGATTCATAATTGACCTTTCAAACGTTATCGTTGTATTTTCTTGTTATCGGagattcataaaataaaataattgaaaataagGGTAAAGAAACAATATATATACTTGCTGTTAGTATGAAGTTTTCTTTTTCACCAATAATCAGCACAAGAACAAACCCCACTCTCAAAATGGTGGAACCTATTGCGATCCCTAACGACAATCTTTCTGTTGGTGATCTTAGCTATCAATTTGATCATTGAGTGGCAGTCACTGCAAACCCTTAAGTTATTTACAATCCTCAAAGTCGTACCTCGTTTTGTAGCAATTAGCCCGTAGCATATGGCGAGCCTCTCGCTATGTATCGACAGAGCCAATTCCTTTTGTGTATCTTCAATATCATGCAAAACCGCCTCTGTTGCAGGCAAGTATCCTTCTGATTTCAGTTCATCGATTAGCTCCGTTAACTTTTTGTAGATTTCCTCTCTCTTTGGGTGTCTGAGGTCTCCCAAGAGGAACTCATGGATCTCATTGTTTACTTCAATCAAGCTACAACCAGGCTCCTTTGGGGTTCCACCTTCCTTCATCTTTGCTCTCACTTGTGCAGCCTCTTTCCACCTCCCTGATGAAGCATATACATTTGATAGCAGTACGTAAGTTCCTGAATCTGCATTACCACAATTCACCAAGATTTCGGCTACCCTTTCTCCTAATTCAAGGTTCCCATGGATTTTACAAGCACTTAGCAAAGCCCCCACCATGATATGATCCGGTGCCATTTTCATTCTTGCAATGAAATTGTAAGCTTCTTCAAGCTGACCAGAGCGACCTAGAAGATCAACCATGCATCCATAGTGTTCTATCTGTGGTTGAATGCCGTGAATATTAGTCATGGAATGAAATATCTCAAAACCCAAACCCGACAAACCTCCATGACTACATGCATTCAATACTCTAACAAAAGTAATGCTATTTGGCCTTAGTCCTTGTTTTATCATTGTCTGGAACATTTGGATAGCCTCCATGCTCTTCCCATGCATAGCAAGCCCCTCAATCATGGAATTATAACTactcacatctctctctttcatcTTACCAAACACTGCCAGTGCCTCATCAATATCGCCACACCTCGAGTACATATTAATCAGAGCACCACCTACAATGTAATTGAATTCGATGTCATACTTATCTATGTAAGAGTGAACCCATCTTCCAAGCTCCAACGCTCCCAAATAAGAACAAGCagataaaacacaaacaacagTAACTTCATTAGGCCTCACATTATTCCTCTGCATCTCCCTAAACGCCTCCAAAGCCCTATTCATCTCCCCATTCTTAACCAACCCATCGATCATAGCAGTCCAACAAACGGTATCCTTACTCCTAGCCCGGTTAAAAACACCAATCGCCTCCTCAATCAACCCATAATCAGCATAAGAAGTGATCATCACCGTTGACGCAACGACATCCCTATCAGGCATTTCATCGAACACCCTCCGTGCACACTCAAATTCACCACACTTCCCATAGAGAGCCAGAAGCTTCATCCTCACCGATCGATTCGATGACAACCCAAGCTTCAAAACCTGCGTATGGACTCCTCTCCCCTCCTCCAACGCCAACCCAAAGCCACAAGCTTTTAACACAGAAGTTACCGCGTAGTTATCCGGCGAAACAAACCCGTTAACCATTCGACAGTAAACCCGAATCGCATCGAGGTAAAACCCAGATGACACGAACCCATCAATGAGAGCAGTGTAGAGGTAGACATTTGGGGTTTGAACTTGTTGGAAAATCGTGGTGGCGTAGTCGATTGAGTTGAGGTTGGAGCAGAGGCGAAGAAGCTCGAAGACGACGAATGGGTCTTGGTCTTGGAAATTTCTTATGATTTTTGCGTGGATTGGTGGAATCTGATGAATGTGTTTGCATTTTTGTATTAGAGAGATTGTTTCTCTCCGGTTTTGAGAATCCTTGGCTTTTGGATTTGAATTTCGCGGGAATGCTGAGTTCAATGTAACCGTTGTCGCTGAGTAACTCATATTTTTGGCGGTTCATTCACCAAGTAGCCAAGGCGGCCGAGGTGCAACGCACCACTCTTTCATGCTGTCGAGGGACTTTCCAGTTCCAAAAACATAATGCGATACTCCAAtccaagtgtcataatacaagtggttaaaaaaaaatttatatctcCAATCGCTTGTATTATGACAATTATTGCACCATACTGTATTTCTGgcacattgaaatttttttccaaGTTAATATGTTAACACTGTAGTGGGGTATTCGGTATTTTTCTCATTTGTAAATTATTATGTCAGGTCATGGTGTGCTTTGCGTGACCTTAGATTCAAATTTGGGATGACGAATTTAATACCTAATTATTATGTCAGGTCATATTGTGTTTTTTCTAAAAGTGCTTTCATTGAAAGCACGTTTCAAATTCATATTAGAACTTAAAAGGGGGCTTTGTATTTCTTAAGAAAATGCTTCTACAACCCCCAAAACATTTTTAACTATTTAACCAGATGCTTACATGAATGCTTATAGTTGTAACCTTTCCAAATCCGTCCAAAACACAAATAGACATAAGTTGTATTATAACATGTGAATTTGCTATGCATGCAATAGTCGCAGTACTTGTTTGCTCCCTAAATCCGTCATGGGCCTCGCGGGCAAGCTAGGGATTTACTTCACATATGAGATTGGtgggtgcgggcgtgccactactagatgccgctagtagacgggatttgaatgattgaggttgcgccttttgacttcaaatcaagagattgtgTCATTTGAATGAGAGTTGCTCAAATCAAGGTTCTTTTTTTGTCTTAAAAATAAGGattttacttatatggagagatagaacaatatgtaaatgacaaggttgctCGGAAATGTAAATGATAGAGGAAAgtgactaatattgcagattgcttgtaatttatatgACTGGAAATGAGTACATTAAAGCTACAAATGAGATCGATACCGCAAGTGAGCAGCAAAGCTAATAAACTAGATAAAAGAAGGCTTTtggcaaatctggtttgagcagagtttgtgcttgtatttgtttggttgtttgatTGTGTCCATAATCCTTCTCCATCTGCTTCTTTATATAGAGGTCTGGAAGAGGTCCGAAAgaagcttgggcagcttgcattGCATTTGCCAACTTGCATGTAGAAACAATATTTAAAAGGGAAACTTGCATctccaccacatgtttttagcacatgtctccccacttgtaataaactaacaatTAAAAAAGAAGCAAGTTGCATCTCCACCACATGTCTTTTCCCACttgcaataaaataattaaaagaagcAAACTAGCTTCTTTCACTACCCATTCTTGCCCGAAAGCATGCATGGTATCTTTCCATCCACTTGCATGAAAAAACATGCACTTATCTTGATTAAACAACTCTCTTGGCAAACCtccaccaccaaaacaaatgggagaaacaatattatagtgcCAACCTATCCCACTTGATAGCTAAATATCTTTCAAGTTAGTCTTCTTGCTCATTAATCCTccaaatgccatattttacccaaattgcccaaataagtaaaaattggtatattttgagtgcaaacagtgccccccaagttttacaaatttgagcaaagtttgtgaaacttacaactccaataaGCTCATCCAGAAGATTGATGATATAGCAGGCATAAGAGACATTTGAGCATGAAGAACACTTGATCACAAATGGCAACTTTGTTTGCTATGACTTCCCAAAAGCCTTGGAGGCTCCAGTGCTGCTAGAAAGGAAGAGGCACGTCTACCTCTTCGGTCCTTCTGTCGTTGATAAACTTGGCAAGATGAGTAAGGCAATTGGTAGTGCAACTAGTATTGGAAAGAATGTTTCTGTCTGGCTTGTATTCCTTCTTGTGGATACCAAAAAACATGAGAGCAACCTCACTGGTTACATAGATAATAAACTAGACAAATGCCCGAAGTCGGGCAAACTGGAAAACACAGAAAAAGATAGAGAAGAGAGAAACTTGGgtaacttttctttttattgttctttttcttttttgcctcTATTCATATGtaacataatataatataatataaatacaaatatatatatatatatatatatgtagaggGCCCATTCGGGGAAAGTGTTGCTCTTTGTCTCTTTTTCCTATAATCtagtataatataatatatatatatatatatataccttttGGGGAAAGTCGAAAGAAAGAGGGAAAGAAAGGGACAAGGAGACAAGAGAatggaaaaaataaagaaaagaacgagaaagaaataataaaaaagtgaGAATGAGGTGCCTTTTCAGGCAAAGAGGAacataagagagagaaagaggaagaaagcCCTTTCGGCCAACAACAAAACAGCCCatctatacatatatatatatatatatatatatatatttatttatttttacttaacaaaatataatataatatagtcTGTTGCCCTTTCGGGCCAAGTGAAAGACAGACTTGAGATGGAGACAGAAAGGGCAACAGACTATATTATATATagtatattatataatatagtCTGTTGCCCTTCTTTATATACTATAATATAAtactatataatatatatagggAGCCCTTTCGGGCAAAGTaaaggaaagagaaaggaagaaaggaaaagaaagggaaatgagagaaagaaaaggaaagatagTGAGAGCCACTTCGAGCAAGTGGAAATAAAAACAGATAAAAAGAGACTTGCCAAGCTACTAAAACAGTAAAACATAAAGAACATAAAGACAAATCTCTTTTGGGTgaaccaaaacaacaaaaagaaagctCTTAGTCGGGCAACAAAAATGCCTACTCAGGCAAGATGAAAAAGATTACCCAGATTTTTTAAAAGCaaaatgagagagagggagagagagcccTTTTCGGGcaaattaaaacaaaccaaattttaattaattttttatattttctttgttgtctttttcaaaactataatataatatactatataatatatatatatatatatatagtaagcCCATTCGGGCAAATTACTTCCATTTCCCTCTcttcatatataatatatagggtaaaagactgtttactatcctcatgtttcgtggttttcaaccatttaatacattaagtttttttcgtc carries:
- the LOC103445334 gene encoding putative pentatricopeptide repeat-containing protein At5g59200, chloroplastic, which encodes MSYSATTVTLNSAFPRNSNPKAKDSQNRRETISLIQKCKHIHQIPPIHAKIIRNFQDQDPFVVFELLRLCSNLNSIDYATTIFQQVQTPNVYLYTALIDGFVSSGFYLDAIRVYCRMVNGFVSPDNYAVTSVLKACGFGLALEEGRGVHTQVLKLGLSSNRSVRMKLLALYGKCGEFECARRVFDEMPDRDVVASTVMITSYADYGLIEEAIGVFNRARSKDTVCWTAMIDGLVKNGEMNRALEAFREMQRNNVRPNEVTVVCVLSACSYLGALELGRWVHSYIDKYDIEFNYIVGGALINMYSRCGDIDEALAVFGKMKERDVSSYNSMIEGLAMHGKSMEAIQMFQTMIKQGLRPNSITFVRVLNACSHGGLSGLGFEIFHSMTNIHGIQPQIEHYGCMVDLLGRSGQLEEAYNFIARMKMAPDHIMVGALLSACKIHGNLELGERVAEILVNCGNADSGTYVLLSNVYASSGRWKEAAQVRAKMKEGGTPKEPGCSLIEVNNEIHEFLLGDLRHPKREEIYKKLTELIDELKSEGYLPATEAVLHDIEDTQKELALSIHSERLAICYGLIATKRGTTLRIVNNLRVCSDCHSMIKLIAKITNRKIVVRDRNRFHHFESGVCSCADYW